A stretch of Prunus dulcis chromosome 6, ALMONDv2, whole genome shotgun sequence DNA encodes these proteins:
- the LOC117631421 gene encoding vacuole membrane protein KMS1-like translates to MDLSDAPSSNSMDASISGLRVKQHRELEGLTLTAQPLKTLKYFMLGFGQCLRQFMAKGGWLVLLIMLAGGIGMLTITIGGHQEEHIQELVRYLQFGLWWLALGVASSIGLGSGLHTFVLYLGPHIALFTMKAVQCGRVDIKSAPYDTVQLKSSPSWLDRDCSEFGDPIFLSQHSSRVPLSSILPQVQLEAILWGIGTALGELPPYFISRAARISGEKLEVMKDLDSSSTEDSGIVANRLNRIKLWLLSHTQYLNFLTILVLASVPNPLFDLAGIMCGQFGIPFWTFFLSTLIGKAFIKTHIQTVFIISVCNNQLLDLVENKLIWAFSFVPGFGLVVPDLIAKLHTVKDKYMHASPAVPSNSKEKKWDLSFSSIWNTVVWLMLMNFFIKIVTATAQSVLKEEHEKELTALSNKPHTSEQKNNGFCSQASD, encoded by the exons ATGGATCTCTCCGATGCCCCCTCGTCAAATTCCATGGACGCCTCCATCTCCG GACTGCGTGTGAAGCAGCACCGGGAACTAGAAGGCTTAACACTTACAGCGCAGCCATTAAAGACATTAAAGTATTTCATGTTGGGTTTTGGCCAATGCCTTCGACAATTTATGGCAAAAGGTGGTTGGCTTGTGCTTCTAATTATGTTAGCAGGAGGTATAGGAATGCTTACTATAACAATTGGTGGACATCAAGAAGAG CATATTCAGGAGCTTGTTCGTTATCTCCAATTCGGACTCTGGTGGCTGGCTCTTGGTGTAGCATCATCAATTGGTCTTG GATCTGGTTTGCACACATTTGTGCTGTATTTGGGGCCTCATATAGCTCTGTTTACTATGAAGGCAGTGCAGTGTGGCAGAGTTGACATAAAAAGTGCCCCATATGATACCGTTCAATTGAAAAGTAGTCCTTCATGGCTGGACAGAGACTGCTCTGAATTTGGGGACCCCATATTTTTATCGCAGCACAGTTCAAGGGTTCCACTTAGCAGCATATTGCCTCAGGTTCAGTTAGAGGCTATCCTATGGGGAATCGGAACTGCACTGGGAGAGCTTCCTCCTTATTTCATATCAAGAGCTG CTCGTATATCTGGCGAAAAATTGGAAGTCATGAAAGACTTGGATTCTTCTTCAACTGAAGATAGTGGAATTGTAGCTAATCGTCTGAACCGGATCAAATTATGGCTTCTTTCTCATACACAATATCTGAACTTTTTAACTATATTAGTTCTTGCTTcg GTGCCCAACCCTCTATTTGACCTTGCCGGTATAATGTGTGGACAATTTGGCATTCCATTTTGGACGTTCTTCCTATCAACATTGATTGGAAAGGCATTTATCAAGACTCACATACAG ACAGTTTTCATAATCTCAGTTTGCAACAATCAACTTCTGGACTTGgtagaaaataaattgattTGGGCGTTCAGCTTTGTCCCtggatttggtttggttgtgcCCGACCTCATCGCCAAATTACATACTGTGAAAGACAAGTATATGCATGCCTCTCCTGCAGTGCCCTCAAACAGCAAG GAGAAAAAGTGGGACTTATCATTTAGTTCGATTTGGAACACTGTTGTGTGGCTCATGCTCATGAACTTTTTCATCAAGATTGTCACAGCAACTGCGCAAAGCGTTCTCAAGGAAGAACATGAAAAGGAGTTGACTGCATTGTCGAACAAGCCGCATACAtcagaacaaaaaaataatgggtTTTGCAGCCAAGCATCCGATTGA
- the LOC117631422 gene encoding F-box protein At1g55000: protein MGCCGDEENDDDILNPLNPTTTTTEILDFSDSTISPMNSHFSALTCRDTLRLIFEKLPIPDLARSSCVCRVWNSVASDQEIVTRAFKAPWNLKHIIGKPASGNFWRDNSLGKFAISHRIVRGDSIASLAVKYSVQVMDIKRLNNTMSEHGIYSRERLLIPISNPEMLLQATCYVEVDTCAKREVAVLYLEGGPELHKTTSNGSSSTSSCSATDLQSKKRVIESLRRSMQVDDATAHYYLTIADGDPRAAISQFSQDLRWETHLGFA, encoded by the exons ATGGGTTGCTGCGGCGACGAAGAAAACGACGACGACATCCTCAACCCTCTCAACCCCACCACGACCACCACCGAAATCCTAGACTTCTCCGACTCCACCATATCTCCGATGAACTCTCACTTCTCGGCCTTGACTTGCCGCGACACCCTCCGCCTCATCTTCGAGAAGCTCCCGATTCCCGACCTTGCTCGCTCCAGCTGCGTCTGCCGAGTCTGGAACTCGGTCGCCTCCGATCAGGAGATCGTCACCAGAGCCTTCAAAGCCCCTTGGAATCTGAAGCATATCATCGGAAAGCCAGCGTCTGGAAACTTCTGGAGAGACAATTCTCTCGGAAAATTCGCCATCTCGCACCGGATTGTCCGTGGCGACAGCATCGCCAGTCTCGCCGTCAAGTATTCTGTTCAG GTGATGGACATAAAGCGTTTGAACAACACGATGAGCGAGCACGGAATATACTCTCGTGAGAGATTGCTGATCCCGATAAGCAATCCGGAGATGCTTTTGCAGGCTACTTGCTATGTTGAAGTGGATACTTGTGCTAAGAGAGAAGTGGCTGTGCTGTATTTGGAAGGCGGCCCTGAGCTCCACAAAACGACCAGCAATGGCAGCTCAAGCACGTCTTCTTGCTCTGCAACTGATTTGCAGAGTAAGAAGCGGGTGATTGAGTCACTGAGGAGAAGCATGCAAGTTGATGATGCCACTGCTCACTACTACTTGACCATTGCTGATGGTGATCCAAGAGCTGCAATCTCTCAGTTCTCCCAGGACCTCAGATGGGAAACCCACCTGGGCTTTGCTTGA
- the LOC117631319 gene encoding protein AUXIN RESPONSE 4 has product MVIITEEEEDQQRQEPKRSSEIKPTQPSKSKPTSSPTETPVAPQNGQNPFAFWFYFTLTVSLVTFFFISLSSLSPQDPKSWFLSLPTSLRQHYSKGRTIKVQTHSNQNPVEVFSTEQGPITAENVVIVHGLGLSSYSFRKVIESLGSKGVRAVAFDLPGNGFSDKSVVEVGEGPTGILGRFWYVCSEIQEKGLFWAFDEIIETGQIPYEEIESWMPKQKFVKPIEMGPDEIGKVLGQVIETVSLAPVHLVLHDSALGMLANWVLENSETVRSVTLIDTSSRSTGALPLWVLGVPVVREVVLRFSYAYTWLIKLCCSRGIDVLEVDAHRLLLKGRDGTKAIVGMGKKLNHSFDIAEWGGSDGLIGVPMQVLWSSSWSKEWSEEGNRVASALPQATFVTHSGGRWPQEDAADEVAENIAYFVSSLPASVRKVEEEPIPEHIQKMFDEAKSGEHHGHDDGHDHHHGHGHVHGTGYPDAYGLGHSHGW; this is encoded by the exons ATGGTGATCATCacagaggaagaggaagaccaACAACGACAAGAGCCGAAACGGTCATCAGAGATCAAACCAACCCaaccttcaaaatcaaaacccacTTCTTCACCAACAGAAACACCAGTTGCACCACAAAATGGTCAAAATCCATTCGCTTTCTGGTTCTACTTCACTCTTACAGTCTCTCTTGTgaccttcttcttcatttctctctcctctctgtcCCCACAAGACCCAAAGTCTTGGTTTTTGAGCTTGCCCACGTCTCTTCGCCAACACTACTCCAAGGGCCGCACTATAAAGGTTCAGACTCACTCAAACCAGAACCCCGTTGAAGTTTTTTCTACTGAGCAAGGTCCTATAACAGCAGAAAATGTTGTTATTGTTCATGGGCTGGGTCTTAGCTCCTACTCTTTTCGCAAAGTTATTGAATCTTTAGGCTCTAAAGGGGTTCGTGCGGTTGCGTTTGATTTACCTGGAAATGGGTTTTCGGATAAATCGGTGGTGGAGGTTGGAGAGGGACCAACTGGGATTTTAGGGAGGTTTTGGTATGTCTGTAGTGAAATTCAAGAGAAGGGTTTGTTTTGGGCATTTGATGAGATAATTGAAACTGGCCAGATTCCCTATGAAGAAATAGAATCTTggatgccaaaacaaaagTTTGTAAAGCCAATTGAAATGGGTCCTGATGAGATTGGTAAGGTGTTGGGACAAGTGATTGAGACTGTAAGTTTGGCTCCTGTGCATTTGGTTTTGCATGATTCAGCTTTGGGGATGCTTGCAAATTGGGTTTTGGAGAATTCGGAAACCGTGAGGAGTGTGACGCTGATTGATACCTCATCCAGATCGACAGGTGCTTTGCCTTTGTGGGTTTTGGGAGTGCCAGTGGTTAGGGAGGTtgtgttgaggttttcatatgcTTATACATGGTTGATTAAGCTGTGTTGCTCAAGGGGGATTGATGTTTTGGAAGTGGATGCGCATAGACTTCTTTTGAAGGGTAGGGATGGGACAAAAGCAATTGTTGGAATGGGGAAGAAGTTAAATCATAGCTTTGATATAGCAGAGTGGGGTGGCTCGGATGGACTGATAGGTGTGCCGATGCAAGTGCTTTGGTCTAGCAGTTGGTCCAAGGAATGGAGTGAAGAGGGAAACCGAGTTGCGAGTGCACTTCCACAGGCAACTTTTGTTACCCATTCTGGTGGACGGTGGCCTCAG GAGGACGCAGCTGATGAGGTAGCTGAAAATATTGCTTATTTTGTTTCCTCGCTGCCTGCATCTGTCAGAAAGGTTGAGGAAGAGCCCATCCCGGAGCATATTCAGAAGATGTTTGATGAAGCAAAAAGTGGTGAGCATCATGGTCATGATGATGGGCATGACCACCATCATGGTCATGGCCATGTTCATGGCACCGGTTATCCTGACGCATACGGTCTCGGCCACAGTCATGGATGGTGA